One Solanum lycopersicum chromosome 4, SLM_r2.1 DNA window includes the following coding sequences:
- the LOC138348271 gene encoding uncharacterized protein translates to MPPKKATVAQKGKSVAEGTSQTQRVTRARAQSMPGIMLQSESSATPPPPEELRAAAAPVRGTPPAPEAPTSEPPAPQSGAEDRAMRDAVQLLTRLVADQARRHGLGVDHADRSDSLRARDFLSCNPPEFFGSRPQDDPQEFIRQMQRTLRIIKASETESVELATYRLRDVAINWYESWELSRGEGAPPAVWDEFVEAFQGHFLPPEMKRARVDKFLRLKQNGRSVREYSLEFDSLARHAPTIVADMADRVHRYVMGLDRYLIDGCMAVTLQPGMDIARVQAYAQGVEDRHRGRQPDRDYNRGQHKRARSAGYPDEFQSGQSQQHVRFSSQPAQSAPPRFMGRGFDRMGYSEPGQSSRASGSQMGRGLSQSRPPLPRCSRCGKSHPGECRWATGA, encoded by the coding sequence atgcctccaaagaaagcgacagtcgcccagaagggaaaatcggtagcagaaggtactagtcagacccaaagagttactagggcccgtgcccagtctatgcctggtattatgctccagtcggagagctctgctacacccccaccgccagaagagcttagagcagcagcagctccagttcgggggacaccaccagcccccgaggccccaacatctgaacctccagctcctcagtcaggggcggaggatagggccatgagagatgcggttcaattgctgactagattagtggcagatcaggctcgcaggcatggactaggagttgatcatgcggacagatctgatagcttaagggctcgtgacttcttaagttgtaatcctccagagttctttgggtcaaggccacaggatgatccgcaagagtttattcgtcagatgcagcgtacattgaggataatcaaggcttcggagaccgagtctgttgagttggctacgtatcgtttgcgggatgtagctattaattggtatgagtcttgggagttatctaggggtgagggtgcccctccagcggtatgggatgaatttgtggaggctttccagggccacttcctgcctccagagatgaagcgagctagagtcgataaattcttgcgtttgaagcaaaatggcaggagcgttcgagagtatagcctcgagtttgattcattggctaggcatgcgcctactattgtggctgatatggcagacagggtacatcgttatgtgatgggattggatcgttatctgattgacggttgtatggcagtgactcttcagccaggtatggacattgctcgggtgcaggcatatgcacagggggtagaggatcggcaccggggacgtcagccagatagagattataatagaggccagcataagagggctagatcagcaggttatcctgacgagtttcaaagcgggcagtctcagcagcatgttagattttcttcccagccagcacagagtgcacccccacgtttcatgggtagggggttcgatcgtatgggatattcggaacctggtcagagctctagggcgtcagggtcacagatgggcaggggtttgagccagtcgaggccacctttgcctcggtgttctcgttgtggtaagtcccatcctggggaatgtcgttgggctacaggtgcgtga